One segment of Alnus glutinosa chromosome 2, dhAlnGlut1.1, whole genome shotgun sequence DNA contains the following:
- the LOC133861433 gene encoding uncharacterized protein LOC133861433: MCYVGKATKIFIFIVTVLVVLGLVMGFQLLRHGLQKTHKCSGDSCYSSSSSSPPVAFPNPGFSPPNPYPSPDPIISNQPSPPNANPSPSPPPPNPNPSPPPPNPNPSPTPPPPPPPPVATTVAPPINQPSPVTASPGPVNG; the protein is encoded by the coding sequence atgtgtTATGTGGGTAAAGCTACAAAGATCTTCATCTTCATTGTGACGGTGTTGGTGGTTCTTGGCCTTGTAATGGGATTTCAGCTTCTCCGCCACGGCCTCCAGAAGACCCACAAATGCTCCGGCGACTCTTGctactcttcttcttcctcttctcctccgGTGGCCTTCCCCAACCCCGGCTTTTCCCCACCTAACCCATATCCTAGCCCTGATCCTATCATCTCCAACCAGCCCAGTCCACCCAACGCTAATCCAAGCCCAAGCCCACCTCCACCTAACCCAAACCCAAGCCCACCTCCACCTAACCCAAACCCAAGCCCAACCCCACCTCCGCCGCCGCCTCCTCCGGTGGCAACAACGGTGGCGCCGCCAATTAATCAACCGAGTCCGGTGACGGCAAGCCCCGGCCCTGTGAATGGTTAG